Proteins co-encoded in one Acidobacteriota bacterium genomic window:
- the rplD gene encoding 50S ribosomal protein L4 has translation MAEIAVRNLNNDKLRDIQLPDKVFAYPLREHLIYEAVNHYLASGRSGTASTKNRVEISGGGRKPWRQKHTGRARVGSIRSPLWRGGGTIFGPTPRDYSYHFPGKMRKNALRSILSAKLKEGKIIVIDDITLASRKTKDLARLFEKTLGIKSRALIVYEGDNRHLELASRNNVKLTLIRALAINPYDLLRHEWLVLSEKALQQVNEVLAR, from the coding sequence ATGGCTGAGATTGCTGTAAGAAATCTTAACAACGACAAGCTCAGGGATATCCAGCTTCCCGATAAGGTCTTTGCCTATCCGCTTAGGGAGCATCTCATATATGAAGCAGTCAATCACTATCTCGCAAGCGGCAGGAGCGGAACGGCAAGCACAAAGAACAGGGTCGAGATCAGCGGCGGTGGGAGAAAACCCTGGAGACAAAAACATACGGGACGCGCGAGAGTAGGATCCATCAGGTCTCCACTCTGGAGGGGTGGGGGAACGATCTTCGGGCCGACACCTAGAGATTACAGTTATCACTTCCCCGGGAAGATGAGAAAGAATGCTCTGAGATCGATCCTCTCAGCAAAGTTGAAGGAGGGTAAGATCATAGTCATCGACGACATCACGCTTGCATCCAGAAAGACGAAGGACCTGGCTAGGCTGTTCGAGAAGACACTCGGAATAAAGAGCAGAGCGCTCATCGTCTATGAAGGGGATAACAGGCATCTGGAACTGGCTTCCAGAAACAACGTCAAACTCACGCTGATCCGGGCGCTTGCCATCAATCCGTATGATCTTCTACGCCATGAATGGCTGGTCCTTTCCGAGAAGGCTCTGCAACAAGTAAATGAGGTGCTGGCCAGATGA
- the rpsS gene encoding 30S ribosomal protein S19 — MSRSVSKGPFVEASLRKMIDEMNRAMDKKVIKTWSRRSTIIPEMAGHTIAVHNGKKFIPVYITENMVGHKLGEFAPTRTFRGHGTKGDKTVTAKP, encoded by the coding sequence ATGAGCAGGTCCGTTAGTAAAGGTCCCTTCGTGGAGGCATCACTGAGGAAGATGATCGATGAGATGAACAGGGCGATGGATAAGAAGGTCATTAAAACCTGGTCCAGGAGGTCGACAATCATCCCGGAGATGGCCGGTCATACGATTGCGGTACATAACGGCAAGAAGTTCATTCCAGTTTACATTACCGAGAACATGGTAGGACATAAACTGGGAGAGTTCGCGCCGACGAGGACCTTCCGCGGGCATGGTACCAAAGGGGATAAGACAGTGACGGCTAAACCGTAA
- the rplW gene encoding 50S ribosomal protein L23 produces MREDHQIILKPLITEKSTILKEERGQYCFEVARYANKNDVKRAVEQLFNVKVESVRISNVVGKVKRMGRSIGRRRDWKKAYVKLKAGEKTIEFFEGT; encoded by the coding sequence ATGAGAGAGGACCATCAGATCATTCTGAAGCCATTGATCACAGAGAAATCGACAATCCTCAAGGAGGAAAGGGGACAGTACTGTTTCGAGGTGGCTCGCTATGCGAACAAGAACGATGTCAAGAGGGCCGTCGAGCAGCTGTTCAATGTAAAGGTGGAATCTGTCAGGATCTCCAATGTCGTCGGCAAGGTCAAGAGGATGGGTCGAAGCATCGGGAGAAGAAGGGACTGGAAGAAAGCCTATGTCAAGCTGAAGGCTGGCGAAAAGACTATAGAGTTCTTTGAAGGGACATAA
- the rplB gene encoding 50S ribosomal protein L2, whose protein sequence is MGIKVFRPTSPGRRFQSVLDKNEITARKPYKPLVVGLRKSGGRDADGETTIWHRGGGHKRKYRIIDFKRDKVNIPAKVETIEYDPNRSANICLLSYRDGERRYILAPDGLQVGQTVLASDSADILPGNCLPLKNIPLGTNIHNIELKIGCGGQIVRSAGTAAQIIAKEGDYAQIRLPSGEVRKIHLECHATVGQVGNLEHENISIGKAGRSRWKGWRPVVRGVAMNPVDHPMGGGEGKSSGGRHPTTPWGVPTKGFKTRKNKRTDRYIIRRRK, encoded by the coding sequence ATGGGCATAAAAGTTTTCAGGCCGACCTCGCCTGGGAGGAGATTTCAATCAGTACTGGACAAAAATGAGATCACTGCCAGGAAGCCATACAAACCTCTCGTCGTAGGATTGAGAAAATCCGGCGGTAGAGATGCCGATGGAGAGACCACAATATGGCATCGCGGCGGTGGACATAAAAGAAAATACCGCATAATCGACTTCAAGCGGGACAAGGTGAACATCCCCGCAAAGGTAGAGACGATTGAGTACGATCCAAACAGAAGTGCCAATATCTGCCTTCTGAGTTACAGGGATGGAGAGAGGCGTTACATCCTCGCGCCAGACGGGCTCCAGGTCGGCCAGACGGTACTGGCCTCGGATTCAGCGGATATTCTCCCCGGTAACTGCCTTCCGCTGAAAAACATCCCCCTCGGAACTAACATCCACAACATCGAATTGAAGATTGGCTGTGGAGGACAGATCGTGAGAAGCGCCGGGACCGCTGCGCAGATAATCGCCAAGGAGGGCGACTATGCGCAGATAAGACTCCCCTCGGGCGAGGTGAGGAAAATTCACCTTGAGTGCCATGCCACAGTCGGGCAGGTCGGCAATCTGGAACATGAAAACATCTCGATCGGCAAGGCGGGAAGGAGCAGATGGAAGGGATGGAGACCGGTGGTGAGAGGAGTGGCCATGAACCCAGTTGACCACCCCATGGGTGGTGGAGAAGGAAAGTCTTCCGGTGGACGGCATCCGACGACTCCATGGGGCGTTCCCACCAAGGGGTTCAAGACGAGGAAGAACAAGAGAACCGATAGATACATCATCAGGAGAAGGAAATAA